AAATTCCGCATACTATGACAATTATGCAAGTGGGAATGAAACCCTTTCTATGGACGATGCACTTGAAATTTTTGAAACTGAAGTTGGGATTGATATCCAGCCTGAAAACATCTACCAGATGGGTAAATGGTGGGTAGTATATTACGCAAACGATGACGGTGTTGTGATACAGAGCTACATTGATGCTTTTACAGGAGATGTTCTGGATGGCACAAGCCAGACCTATAATTATGCACCTGCAAGACGTGGGTATGGAATGGTGCATGGCTTCGGCTATGGACCTGGAATGGGTTATGGAGGCATGTATCGCTAACGATGAAAATTGTGAGAAGTCCCTGTCATTTATCAAAAACATCCACTACCACCACCAATGGATGGTAGGGACTTCCACAAGCTTACTCTTTCTCTAATTCTTTGATACCGAGGATGATAACATGATGGGATACAGTTTTTATGGAGGATACGGAAGTTTTCGAGTTTTTAGCATGATATTCAATTTGATAATATTGGTTATCCTGATCTGGGCAGTGTCATCATATTTCGATAAGAGATCAGGCAGCAGCAACAATTCGGATGAGCGGCTCACAAGTATTGAAAGGCAGATCGAAAATAATCGAGAATCTTTGGACAAGCTACTTAAAAAACTGGAATGAAAATTTTGTATCTTTCTCAGGATAAACACTTGTAAAGCTTAATATGAAAATAAAAACATATTAGAAAGAACCATGATGCACTATTACAACACCATTGGAATTCTGGATTTTGTCGTACAAATCCTTCTAATATTGTTGATTTTGGGAGTAGCTATTGCACTCCTCAGTCGATCCGGCCTTATGAATACCGGAAATAATGAAAAACTTGTTGCAATGGAAAAAGACATTTCTGAAATCAAGAAGACTGTAGACGAAATCAAGGAAAAACTGGAAGAAATCTAAACACGATTCAAACTCGCTTTTGTACCACTATGCCAAAAACAATGCAGCAAATAGTATCGATAGGGGAGGCCATTTCGCATCCCCTGAGGCTTAGGCTTCTATGCATGCTTTCAGAAAGGGAATGGTATGTATACGAGCTTGCCAAAGAGCTAAATGTCTCACGCCAGGTGCTCTACCTCCACTTAAAGCGTCTTGAAAAGGCAGGCTTTGTGGAAAGTGATCTTCGCCTTGAAGATGACGATATGCGAGCCAAGAAGTTCTTTCGGCTCAAAGGCTTCGACGTTTCTATTAATATTGATGATTTGAAAGAGCTGTTCTAATCTTTAAAAACCTGAAACCTGCTTGCTTATAACAGTTTCAGGTACTCAATCAAATCATCCAGATCCTCATCAGACATATCCCATTCAGGCATTGTATAATCCAGATCTTCTCCTGCCGGATTTACGCCATCTCTTATTGCTTTCTTAATTGTTTCATCAGTATACGGAGGATGTTCGTCATGTTCATCTTCATGCTCGTCTTCAGCAGTCAATGTTTCATACCTGATATCTGAAGGAATGCTAGTTCCCATCATAATAGGAACTCCACCTTTACCATCAACTCCGTGACAACTAACGCAGCTGCCCCCGTGAACATATAGCCAGTGAGGACCTCCAGTAACCGGTATTTTTTGACCATTTTCATTAAATCCCGTGTAGTAAATCAACTCGCCATTGGAATTAAAATCGGGGACAATATTTGCATCTGTAGACGGATCATAATCATCAGGATACATATATCCGGGTTCCTGCCATCCATATTGGTGGTATGGGGGAACGTTCGAAGTTTGTAACTGACTCATAAGCCCAACCATAACCAATGCAACTCCAATTAATACCAGAATAATAATCTCAGTTCTTGCCATTTATTGTCACCCAATTGAATCACTAATTAATTAACTGAATCTTCATTGAAACAGAGGAAACAGTACTTGCCTTTCTATTCCGTGTTTAATCTTGGCGTACTCACAAGTAGATCCATTTAGGTCATCTTGTTATATAATACGGCAAAGATATATCCAAAGATAAATGATATAATTCCAGCCTCTACCATTCCTGCAATTATCCCAGGTATAGTTAGTGAATAAAACATATGCCACTGCATCATCATCTCTGCAGCACCAGTGTAAATTCCAACCCGGGCCAAGATACCTAGGACAAGCATTATTAATGCTGAAACTATTGCCAAAGCAATTGCCAATGCCGCTGATTTAAGTTCCCCCATAGTTACTCCTCCTCTTTTTTACTAAACAGACTAGTTTTTATCCTTTCAAATTCCTCTTCAGTGATCTCGCCTTTAGCATACCGAATTTTAGCAATTTCAAATGCAGAAAGTTGATCTTCCCCATTGTTTTGACTTTGGTTGTTAGACCACCTAAAGAGCAAAGCTATCGCTATTATAACTAAAACCCAAAATAGCATTCCGAAGAACATATGACTTCCGTCGTAATATCCAATACTGTTCATGAGGGTTCACCTCACTCTCCAAAGCCCTTATTAAGTTTTAGCACGGAACCATATATAGTTTGTGAATGCGCAAAAATACGTATATTGAAACACAATATTGCCATTTTTTTGAAATGCAACATCCAAGAAATACTCTACACTCGCTAAAGGTCTTCAAATGCTTGAAAAAACAAAAAGATATTTTGTAATCTCAAAAGTGTTTTTCAAATACAATTTGTTTTCACTTTTGTATAAAGACATACATAGAGATTATATTTCAAACAAACAATGCACCTGTGCTCTCG
The DNA window shown above is from Methanohalophilus levihalophilus and carries:
- a CDS encoding SHOCT domain-containing protein, whose protein sequence is MNSIGYYDGSHMFFGMLFWVLVIIAIALLFRWSNNQSQNNGEDQLSAFEIAKIRYAKGEITEEEFERIKTSLFSKKEEE
- a CDS encoding ArsR/SmtB family transcription factor; its protein translation is MPKTMQQIVSIGEAISHPLRLRLLCMLSEREWYVYELAKELNVSRQVLYLHLKRLEKAGFVESDLRLEDDDMRAKKFFRLKGFDVSINIDDLKELF
- a CDS encoding PepSY domain-containing protein, producing the protein MMKKLSVVTIAVAIVGIVFVGLASAGWNVPGMMGYSSGYCGNYGTNSAYYDNYASGNETLSMDDALEIFETEVGIDIQPENIYQMGKWWVVYYANDDGVVIQSYIDAFTGDVLDGTSQTYNYAPARRGYGMVHGFGYGPGMGYGGMYR
- a CDS encoding c-type cytochrome; protein product: MARTEIIILVLIGVALVMVGLMSQLQTSNVPPYHQYGWQEPGYMYPDDYDPSTDANIVPDFNSNGELIYYTGFNENGQKIPVTGGPHWLYVHGGSCVSCHGVDGKGGVPIMMGTSIPSDIRYETLTAEDEHEDEHDEHPPYTDETIKKAIRDGVNPAGEDLDYTMPEWDMSDEDLDDLIEYLKLL